From one Pseudoliparis swirei isolate HS2019 ecotype Mariana Trench chromosome 5, NWPU_hadal_v1, whole genome shotgun sequence genomic stretch:
- the LOC130193640 gene encoding BEN domain-containing protein 5-like has protein sequence MCPTPLKKVRERILSDSFSEEDGDDNDDGGVVPETLLKEAKQTQQLYQNKFKEMSLQLQDTRKQLEDQKKRRVAVEAENKTLRGLNIELQQQLLKKLKTTSTPIETGCESAEEPSVSPYGDKISLEGDINIRKETWVRINRNNRDSLFVKELAVAIWGTKTLGEKSLTGKECPTTKTTRQPLTPKKLQTLKVCFKEWLQKKTLEETELQARWAKAGRYITEKIMDINKKNKKNLINE, from the exons ATGTGCCCAACTCCCTTAAAGAAAGTGAGGGAGCGCATCCTCTCCGACAGCTTTTCCGAAGAGGATGGTGATGACAATGATGATGGTGGGGTTGTGCCAGAAACACTTTTAAAGGAggccaaacaaacacaacaactttaccaaaacaagtTTAAGGAAATGTCCCTACAACTGCAGGACACAAGAAAACA GTTAGAGGatcagaagaaaagaagagtagCAGTTGAGGCTGAAAACAAAACACTTCGTGGTCTCAACATTGAATTGCAGCAACAACTGCTGAAGAAGTTGAAGACCACATCAACCCCAATTG AAACTGGATGTGAGAGTGCAGAGGAACCATCTGTATCTCCTTATGGAGACAAG ATTAGTTTGGAAGGAGACATTAATATTAGGAAAGAGACCTGGGTCCGCATTAACAGGAACAACCGCGACTCCTTATTTGTGAAGGAATTGGCAGTGGCAATCTGGGGTACTAAAACCCTGGGGGAAAAAAGCCTAACTGGGAAGGAGTGCCCCACCACCAAAACCACCCGCCAGCCTTTAACCCCGAAGAAGCTGCAAACATTGAAAG tCTGCTTTAAGGAGTGGCTCCAGAAAAAAACCCTGGAGGAGACCGAGTTGCAGGCCAGATGGGCAAAGGCAGGGCGTTACATTACAGAAAAAATCATggacataaacaaaaaaaacaaaaaaaacttaatTAATGAGTGA